CGGTCATGAACAGTTGCATGCGCTCCCAAACGGAACCGGCCATCAAGATATACATGGACAAAGCCAATACCCAGGGCGCCAATTTCAGCGATCATGCGCAAACGCTCGCGCACCTGGAAAAGATGCCGGAATGGACCCAGAGCATCGTGCCCAAGATGAAAAACCTCTGCGCCTGCGCTTTGGGGCCGAGCATCGAGGAAATGCGCGCGACCACGTCGCTGGACGAACTCGAAGCCGTGGTGCGTGCCACCAAGGCCGCAGGCAACAAGCGCGGCGCCGATAGCGCGTACATGAGCAACTGCCTGCAGGCACGGAAGACCTTGCGGGACGCGGGCTAAGCAGGGCTTTGTCTTTTTGCCGGAATGGGAAGCGCTGGAAAGCCATGCGCATATCCAGGTGCAGAAGATGGAGTGGCGGCTGCTTTATTGGCGGGGGCGTTATTCAGTGTCAGCACAAAAAGTTAAAGCGTTATCACTTCACCCGCTGCTTCTCCAGCTTCCTCGCCAGGGTGCGCCGGTGCATGCCCAGCCTTCTCGCCGTTTCCGAGATATTGAAATCCGTTTCGGCCAGCATTTCGTGGATGCGTTCCCATTCCAGGGTCTTGATGTTGGTGGCGCGGTTCGTCAGTTCGATGTCGGCGTTGCCGGCCACGTGGCCGAAGGCCGCTTCGATGTCGTCCGTGTTGGACGGTTTCGCCAGGTACTGGCAGGCGCCCAGCTTGATCGCTTCGACGGCCGTGCCGATGCTGGCGTAGCCGGTCAGCACGACGATCAGCATCTCCGGGTCGTGCTGGTGCAGCATCTGCACGCAGGCCAGGCCCGAGGTATTGCCATTGAGTTTCAAATCGACGACGGCGTAGTCGGGGCAATGCTGTTCCAGCAAGGCGCTCGCTTCGTCGAAATTGGTGGCCAGGATGACCTGGTAGCCGCGCCGCTCGAACGAGCGGCCCAGGGTGCGGGCAAACGCGGCGTCGTCTTCGATGATCAGTAACAGACGGTCATCCTGCATGGTGGTCGCTTTCTCTTTCCAGTTTGATGGCCGCCAGCGGCAAGGCCAGGTGCACCACCGCCCCGCCCTGCACCCGGTTGCGCGCCGTCACCGTACCGCCCAGGGTACGCGCAACATTCACCACCAGGAACAGGCCGAGGCCGCCACCGGGCTTACCCTTGCTGCTTTGATACGGTTTGCCCAGGTGCGTCAGCATCGACGGCTCGAAACCGGGCCCGGCATCCGTAATGACCAGGTGCAAGGCATCCGCTTCGCGCGTCGCTTCGAAGCGCAGCCAGTCGGGCGATGCTTCCAGCGCATTGTCGAGCACATTGCAAATGGTTTGTTTCAGGGTCGAATCGAAGACGACGGGCACGTCGTGCTCGATGCGGTTATCGTACTCGAAACTCTGGATCGGGCGGCTGCTGCGCCACTCATCGACCAGGTCGTTGAGGAAGGTATTGATCGTTGTTTTGACGGAAGATTCCCCGCGCGCCTCGCCCGCCGACAACAAAATGCCGCTGACGATGCTCTTGCAGCGCCGCAACTGCGCCTGCATTTCCGTGATTTCTTCCAGCAGTTCGCTGTTCTTGCTCAGTTCCGGCATGCGGCGCCAGTCGCCGAGGATGACGGACAGCGTTGCCAGCGGCGTGCCCAGCTCGTGCGCGGCGCCCGAGGCCAGTAAACCCATGCGGATGATGTGCTCTTCTTCCGCCGCGCGCTGGCGCAAGTCCGCCACCTTGGCGTCGCCGGCGCGCTGGTTGCGGTTGATGCGCGTGATAAACACCACCAGCAAGGCGGCGTTCAGGATGAAACAGATCAGCAAGCCTTGCACGTACAGGCTGGCAAAGCCCCGCTCGGGGTCGATCGGCAGGATCAAGGGGCCGGGCAGCAAGGCCAGGCCGGCCAGGCACAGGCTGGTGATGGCCACCATGATCCAGGTCGACCACACTTCCAGCAGCACGGCGCTGAGGATGACTTGCAACAAGTACAGGAAGGCAAACGGGTTGCTGATGCCGCCGCTCAGGTAGAGCTGGGCCGTCAGCACGGTGACGTCGACCAGCAGGGCGAGGAACAGGGCCGTGTTGGAGACGGGCTGGCGTTCGTGCCAGCGCAGCAGGCTGGCAAGATTAAAAGCGATGAGGCAGGACAGCACTTCGAGCATGTAGGGCACGGGCAAGGCGATGCCCAGTCCCACGCCCACGCCGAAGATCGTGCTGATCTGGCCGATCACGGCCAGCCAGCGCAGCTGGATCAGCAACTTCATGTTCTGGTGGCCGGCCGGATGTTCCATCTCGGCCGCCACCGCACCGCGCTCTAAGACTTCGCGGTTGGGCAGGATCTCAATCCTGCCCGGCATGGTCGCTCTCTTGCGTGCCGGCACGACGGCGCGCACGGCGGCGCTTGTCTTCGCGCACGATCCACCAGCTGATGCCAGCGACCATCAGGGCCAGCGCAAACCACGTCAAGGCGTACACCAGGTGGTTGTTGGGGAAGGAGATCACGGTCAGGCCGCCGACGGGTGCATCAACGGCCGTTTCCGATTTGGCCTTCGCATCGACAAAGTATGGCGCCACGTTGGTCAGCATGTGCGAGGCGCCAATGGCGGCCACGTCGCGCGAATACCAGTGCTGCGTGGCAGGACTGTTTTCGCGCAAGAAACCGCCGCCCGTCTCGCTGATGCGCAGCAAGCCGTCGACGTGGACGATGCCGGCAGGTGTGCTGGCGGCGATGCCTGCGCGTTTCGGCACAAAGCCGCGGTTGACCAGCACGGTGCTGCCATCGGCCAGGCGCAATGGCGTCACCAGCCAGTAACCGCTGCCCAGTGCCGTCGTTGCCTGCACCAGGGTATTGAAAATGGGGAGATAGGTACCGGAGAGTCGCACATGGCGGTATTCATCCGTTTGTGGCGTGATGCTGGCCCAGGCTGCGGGTCCAGGGGCGTCCGTTGCGGGCGCATGTACGCGTTGTTCGACGCGCTCGATCAGGTCAAGCTTCCAGAACAGGCGCTTGACTTGCCAGGTGCCCAAGGCACAGAAACCGGCAAAAACGATCCCCGCCAGCACGGCCAGTGCAATTTTTGAATAGTGCACAGCCATGCCGCGTGGGCCTGGCGCAGCATCTTGCGATGCGGCACCAGGGGCGCGCCCGGTGTTGCTTGGGCGCGGTTGACTCATCATGGAGCCGTTTTGGTATGCATGTACTCAGGCATCAGATCCGGCATCATGTTGTGGTTCATGTGGTACATGACCCACAGCGAACCGGCCATGGCGATGCCCACGATCATGATCGTGAAGATCAGCGCCATCATGTTCCAGCCGCCTTCGGACTTGGTGTTCATGTGCAGGAAGTACACCATGTGCACCACCACTTGAACCGCCGCGAACGCCAGCAGAACCAGGCCCATGGTGCCCGAATTGGTGATGACTTTCGCCATCACCAGCCAGAAAGGAATGGCCGTCAGGATCACCGACAGGATGAAGCCGATGGTGTAGCTTTTCAGGCTGCCATGATCGTGATTGTCATGGTGGTGGCTATCGCCGTGTGTGTGGTGGTCGCTCATGGCAGCACTCCCATCAGGTAGACAAAGGTGAAGACGCCGATCCAGATGACGTCCAGGAAGTGCCAGAACAGCGACAGGCACATCATGCGGCGGCCGTTTTCCGGGGTCAGACCATGCTTGTTCAACTGGAACATCAAGGTCACGAGCCAGATCACGCCAAACGTCACGTGCAAGCCGTGGGTGCCGACCAGGGCGAAGAACGACGACAGGAACGCGCTGCGCTGCGGACCGGCGCCTTCGTGGATCAGATGAATGAATTCATACATTTCCAGCGACAGGAAGGCCAGGCCGAACAGGCCCGTGATGCCCAGCCAGACCAGGGTGCTGCGCAATTGCTTGCGCTGCATGGCCAGCATGGCGAAGCCGTAGGTGATCGACGACAGCAGCAGCATGGCCGTGTTGACGGCCACCAGCGGCAGGTCGAACAGCGCGGCGCCCGTCGGGCCGTCCGCGTAGCTGCGGCCGACCACGGCGTAGGTGGCGAACAGACAGGCGAAGATCAGGCAATCGCTCATCAGGTAGAGCCAGAAACCGAGCAAGCTGCCGTTTTCCGGGTGGTGCTCGCGCACAAAGTAGCTGCGCGTGCTTGGTGCGGCGCCAGCGGCGCCGGTGTTATGGGCGATGGTATCAGACATGGCTGCTCAGCAATTTAGTATAAGCGTCTTCGGTACGGACCACTTCTTCCGCAGGAATGTAGTAATCGCGCTTGTAGTTAAAGGTATGGACGATGATGGTGACCATCATGATCACGAAGCCAACGCTGGCGACGAGCCACATTTGCCAGATCAGGCCAAAACCAACCAGTGCGGACAGTGCGGCGATCACGAAACCAGCCCAGGTGTTCTTCGGCATGTGGATCTTCGTGAAACCGGACGTCGGACGCTGGTAACCGTGTTTCTTCATGTCAGTCCATGCATCGAGTTCGTGCACCTGTGGCGTGAAGGCGAAATTATAGTCTGGCGGTGGCGACGACGTCGACCATTCCAGCGTACGGCCACCCCATGGGTCACCGGTCACGTCGCGCAGGGCGTGACGGTTGCGGTAGCTGACATAGAACTGGATCAGCATGGAAGCGATACCGAGCGCGATCGAGACGGCGCCAAACCAGGCGATGATGGTCCAGATTTGCAAGGATGGATCTTCAAAGTGGTTGACACGACGGGTCACGCCCATCAGGCCCAGCACGTACAGCGGCATGAAGGCCAGGTAGAAGCCGACGAACCAGAACCAGAACGAGCACTTGCCCCAGAACGCGTCGAGCTTGTAGCCGAAGGCTTTCGGGTACCAGTAGTTGATCGCAGCGAACACACCGAAGACCACGCCGCCGATAATCACGTTATGGAAGTGGGCAATCAGGAACAGGCTGTTGTGCAGCACGAAGTCCGCTGGTGGTACGGCCAGCAATACGCCGGTCATGCCGCCGATGGTGAAGGTGACCATGAAGCCGATCGTCCACAGCATAGGCAGTTCAAAGCGGATACGGCCGCGGTACATGGTAAACAGCCAGTTGAAGATCTTCGCGCCCGTCGGGATCGAGATGATCATCGTCGTGATGCCGAAGAAGGAGTTGACGCTGGCACCCGAACCCATGGTGAAGAAGTGATGCAGCCATACCAGGTACGACAGGATCATGATGACGCAGGTGGCGTACACCATCGAGGCGTAACCGAACAGACGCTTGCTGCTGAACGTGGCGACCACTTCCGAGAACACGCCGAACAGTGGCAGGATCAGGATGTAGACCTCTGGGTGGCCCCAGATCCAGATCAGGTTGACGTACATCATGGCGTTGCCGCCCAGTTCCGTCGTGAAGAAGTTAAAGCCTGCAACGCGGTCCAGCGACAGCATGGCCAGCACCGCCGTCAGTACCGGGAAAGCAGCGACGATCAGGATGTTGGTGCACAGTGCGGTCCAGGTGAAGACGGGCATTTTCATCCAGGTCATGCCTGGCGCGCGCATCTTGACGATGGTGGCGATCAGGTTGACGCCGGACAAGAGCGTCCCGACCCCGGCAATCTGCAAGGACCAGATGTAATAGTCTACCCCCACGTCCGGACTGCCGACGATGCCCGACAGCGGCGGATAGGCCAGCCAGCCCGTGCGGGCGAATTCGCCGACGAACAGCGAAGCCATGACCAGGGCGGCGCCCATGGTGGTCATCCAGAAGCTGAAGTTGTTAAGGAAAGGGAAAGCCACGTCGCGCGCGCCGATTTGCAGCGGCACCACGTAGTTCATCAGACCCGTCACGAAAGGCATCGCGACGAAGAAGATCATGATCACGCCGTGGGCGGTGAAGATCTGGTCGTAGTGATGCGGTGGCAGGAAGCCGGCATTGTCGCCAAAGGCGATCGCCTGCTGGGTACGCATCATCAGCGCGTCGGCAAAGCCGCGCAGCAGCATGACGAGGCCCAGGATCATGTACATGATACCGATTTTTTTATGGTCGATACTGGTGATCCAGTCGCGCCACAGGGTACCCCAGACGCGGAAATACGTCAGTGCCGCAACGAGTGCGATACCGCCCAGGGCAACCATCGCAAAGGTCGCCAGCAGGATAGGTTCGTGAAATGGAATTGCATCCCAAGTCAGACGGCCGAAGATAAGCTTCGTCAGATCAATATGGTCTAGCATTGTTACTCTCAGAGAAAAAAGGGAGGCGCCAGGCAAGCGGCGCCAGTATCTGCAGCGCAATGCGCTGCGGGATTCATGCAGTTGTTACTTGGCTTGAACGCCCTTTTCAACCACTGCAACGCTAGCAACTGCTGGCGTGACAAGCGCTACCGGGCTTTTTGCCATCGACAATTTGTATGGCTCGACCGGCGTCACGCACAGGGCGTCGGAAACGATGGTGCGGTTCAGGATTGCCTTGTACAGATCGTTAGGCACGGCGCTGTAGCGGCGCACCGGATCGCGTTCGCTCGGCTGGGCCAGCGACAGGTAGTCGTCGCGGTTCAGCGCGCCGCCACCGGCACGTGCCGATTCCACCCATTTGTCGAAGTCCGCATCATTGACGCCGTGGAACTTGAAGCGCATGCCCGAGAAACCGGCACCGCTATAGTTCGCGGAGAAGCCCTTGTAGACACCAGGCTTGTTGATGACGGCATTCAACTGCGTTTCCATGCCCGGCATGGCGTAGATCTGACCTGCCAGTGCGGGGATGAAGAACGAATTCATGACGGACGAGGCGGTGATCTTGAAGCGGATCGGACGATCGACGGGCGCGTACAGTTCATTCACGGAAGCGATGCCTTGCTCCGGGTAGATGAACAGCCATTTCCAGTCCAGCGCCACGACTTCGACGATCATCGGCTTGTGGCTGGCAGGAATGGGGCGGTTGGCGTCGATACGGCTCAATGGGCGGTATGGATCGAGGGTGTGGGTGCTGATCCAGGTCAGCAGGCCCAGCACGATGATGATCAGCAGGGGTGCGCCCCAGATGATCAGCTCGAGGCGAGTCGAGTGGTCCCAGTCCGGCTCGTAT
Above is a genomic segment from Janthinobacterium sp. 64 containing:
- the cyoB gene encoding cytochrome o ubiquinol oxidase subunit I gives rise to the protein MLDHIDLTKLIFGRLTWDAIPFHEPILLATFAMVALGGIALVAALTYFRVWGTLWRDWITSIDHKKIGIMYMILGLVMLLRGFADALMMRTQQAIAFGDNAGFLPPHHYDQIFTAHGVIMIFFVAMPFVTGLMNYVVPLQIGARDVAFPFLNNFSFWMTTMGAALVMASLFVGEFARTGWLAYPPLSGIVGSPDVGVDYYIWSLQIAGVGTLLSGVNLIATIVKMRAPGMTWMKMPVFTWTALCTNILIVAAFPVLTAVLAMLSLDRVAGFNFFTTELGGNAMMYVNLIWIWGHPEVYILILPLFGVFSEVVATFSSKRLFGYASMVYATCVIMILSYLVWLHHFFTMGSGASVNSFFGITTMIISIPTGAKIFNWLFTMYRGRIRFELPMLWTIGFMVTFTIGGMTGVLLAVPPADFVLHNSLFLIAHFHNVIIGGVVFGVFAAINYWYPKAFGYKLDAFWGKCSFWFWFVGFYLAFMPLYVLGLMGVTRRVNHFEDPSLQIWTIIAWFGAVSIALGIASMLIQFYVSYRNRHALRDVTGDPWGGRTLEWSTSSPPPDYNFAFTPQVHELDAWTDMKKHGYQRPTSGFTKIHMPKNTWAGFVIAALSALVGFGLIWQMWLVASVGFVIMMVTIIVHTFNYKRDYYIPAEEVVRTEDAYTKLLSSHV
- the cyoC gene encoding cytochrome o ubiquinol oxidase subunit III; the protein is MSDTIAHNTGAAGAAPSTRSYFVREHHPENGSLLGFWLYLMSDCLIFACLFATYAVVGRSYADGPTGAALFDLPLVAVNTAMLLLSSITYGFAMLAMQRKQLRSTLVWLGITGLFGLAFLSLEMYEFIHLIHEGAGPQRSAFLSSFFALVGTHGLHVTFGVIWLVTLMFQLNKHGLTPENGRRMMCLSLFWHFLDVIWIGVFTFVYLMGVLP
- the cyoD gene encoding cytochrome o ubiquinol oxidase subunit IV, translated to MSDHHTHGDSHHHDNHDHGSLKSYTIGFILSVILTAIPFWLVMAKVITNSGTMGLVLLAFAAVQVVVHMVYFLHMNTKSEGGWNMMALIFTIMIVGIAMAGSLWVMYHMNHNMMPDLMPEYMHTKTAP
- the cyoA gene encoding ubiquinol oxidase subunit II, encoding MFSLKVRRGLLLLPLALLAGCNTVVLNASGDIAVQQGNLIVISTLLMLLIIVPVIALTLLFAWRYRKNNTAAKYEPDWDHSTRLELIIWGAPLLIIIVLGLLTWISTHTLDPYRPLSRIDANRPIPASHKPMIVEVVALDWKWLFIYPEQGIASVNELYAPVDRPIRFKITASSVMNSFFIPALAGQIYAMPGMETQLNAVINKPGVYKGFSANYSGAGFSGMRFKFHGVNDADFDKWVESARAGGGALNRDDYLSLAQPSERDPVRRYSAVPNDLYKAILNRTIVSDALCVTPVEPYKLSMAKSPVALVTPAVASVAVVEKGVQAK
- a CDS encoding SURF1 family protein, which translates into the protein MMSQPRPSNTGRAPGAASQDAAPGPRGMAVHYSKIALAVLAGIVFAGFCALGTWQVKRLFWKLDLIERVEQRVHAPATDAPGPAAWASITPQTDEYRHVRLSGTYLPIFNTLVQATTALGSGYWLVTPLRLADGSTVLVNRGFVPKRAGIAASTPAGIVHVDGLLRISETGGGFLRENSPATQHWYSRDVAAIGASHMLTNVAPYFVDAKAKSETAVDAPVGGLTVISFPNNHLVYALTWFALALMVAGISWWIVREDKRRRARRRAGTQESDHAGQD
- a CDS encoding ATP-binding protein, translating into MPGRIEILPNREVLERGAVAAEMEHPAGHQNMKLLIQLRWLAVIGQISTIFGVGVGLGIALPVPYMLEVLSCLIAFNLASLLRWHERQPVSNTALFLALLVDVTVLTAQLYLSGGISNPFAFLYLLQVILSAVLLEVWSTWIMVAITSLCLAGLALLPGPLILPIDPERGFASLYVQGLLICFILNAALLVVFITRINRNQRAGDAKVADLRQRAAEEEHIIRMGLLASGAAHELGTPLATLSVILGDWRRMPELSKNSELLEEITEMQAQLRRCKSIVSGILLSAGEARGESSVKTTINTFLNDLVDEWRSSRPIQSFEYDNRIEHDVPVVFDSTLKQTICNVLDNALEASPDWLRFEATREADALHLVITDAGPGFEPSMLTHLGKPYQSSKGKPGGGLGLFLVVNVARTLGGTVTARNRVQGGAVVHLALPLAAIKLERESDHHAG
- a CDS encoding response regulator transcription factor → MQDDRLLLIIEDDAAFARTLGRSFERRGYQVILATNFDEASALLEQHCPDYAVVDLKLNGNTSGLACVQMLHQHDPEMLIVVLTGYASIGTAVEAIKLGACQYLAKPSNTDDIEAAFGHVAGNADIELTNRATNIKTLEWERIHEMLAETDFNISETARRLGMHRRTLARKLEKQRVK